The genome window TGACGGCAAGTACATCATCATACACCACCTTGGATTTATCAACAATCGGATCTCCTTTTCGATTGATATAACATTTTCTTTTCTTGTCCCATCTTCTGCAGCTTCTAGCTTCTTTGTCCTCTTTTTGCATTTCTTATATTCTGCAATCTACAAAATGACTTTCTCCGTATGTTTTCTCTTGCAATATTTCTTCTTTCGTTCTCTCTTTCACCTCAGCAACCAACGCTCTTTTTTCATCCTTTATGTATTTCTCCAGTTAAACCCTTCGTCATCATGAAATGTCTTGGGTTTATCATCATTAACCGTCACTAAAGCTTGTGTTTTATCTTTTGATGAACCTTCAGTGATTTGTTTTAGATTTGCTCTAGACGTATGCTCACTGTTTTTATGATAAATGGCCTTTTTGTAATAATCATCATGAAATGGATTGCTATGATCAGCTACTTCCCGGTTCACAcattctcttttaaaatgaccctTCTGTTTACAATGGAAACATGTGACTTTCGACTTGTCAAAACCTAGCTTTGTGTTTAGCAAACCTCCATGATCTTGTCTGCCAGTTATCTCCATAAAACACTGAGCTCTTCTAATGTCGCTTGCTAAACACCATCTAATATCAATGAGTTCCATCTCCTCCGGGtctatttggtcataatcttcttttgttagTTCGGGATTTCCGATTCTCCCTGCTACCAGACTCTCATATGACTCCAGAATTGATGCGAAGAAACTTATTTGTTGTTTAGCAGCATTGATACTCAATGTAGGAGAATTTTTCAACTTCAAAGAAATGTTGCAATGAATCTCTTCGGGTCCTTCTGTATTTGATGTCGTTGAGGAGGAATGATAACCTGGATTATAACTTGATGAACTACCTTTCTTTGAATCCTTTGACTTTTCGATGGTAAAAGCTGTACCAGGTTTTGGTGACTGATTGGTTGAAGGTAAGCTTCCTTTGTAGTAAAGACCCACATTTTGCTGATAGGTAGAACTGCTCATTTTGTTCTGTTTTTGCAATTCgagctcatgactttcaatcttttctatCAATGTATCCAAAGTAATCTCATCAAACAATACATCATTTTTCAATACGAAGACAAATGTTTGCCAATGATCTGAACGTGGTAAGGCCTCGATAACTTTGTCAATAGTTTCTTCTCGAGTTTTTGTTATCCCAAACCTATCAAGTTCATCTTTCAAATGACAAAATCTCTCAATCATTTGTCTCACTGTTTCACGTTTGATactatcaaacaaatcaaattcctttttaagcaatgaaattttgttctttttaatttgCTTTCCTTCCTCAGCTTTTACTCTCAATGAGTTCCATAAAAGTTTTCATGTTTTATATTGTCATTTGTAGCTTTTGAAATACTTTTTGGTGTAACAGTTGTTGTTTCGGATGACTCGGAAGTATATGCTTTGTAAAATGTGTTATGGAATTCTTCGGCCATGATTTCCTGCAAACACACAATCAAACACTTGATTAAATTTGAAAATTAATAACAAACACTTTAGGTTCGTACGAAGCTATGATACCGGGTTCATACAAAGCTTATAAACTCTGGGTTCATACTAAACTAGAATTTGAAATATCACTATTTTTTAGTGGGTTCCTATGAAGCTAGACgtgtggcttcgtacgaagctagAATCTGAAAAATCACAATTTTTGAATGAGTTCATACGAAGCTGGACgtgtggcttcgtacgaagctatGCTGCGAAGAAACAAGTTTCGTTTTTCATAGTTTTTCACTGATTTGAGTATGaatttgtttgaattttgatctgaaactttgaAGGATTGTTCAAAAACCTTTTTCACACTACATATAAAAAATTTAGCCAATTTTAACGATGGAAACTATGTAGATCTGAGTTTTAAGTTTAAAAAATAAAGTGTAGAAGATGAGTAGAAGAAAATGTGAGTAGAAAATGACGATTTGAGCTCTTAATCTGATGAAGAAGCTTGAATCTTCGTGTCTTCAATCCGTGCAAACAATCACCCGCTCTGATACCGCTTGTGGATTCGAATCCTGGATCGATTCCTTTACCGTTGAATGCGTACGAACACGTaagttgtgcggaatccaatcacgtgTGTGGATCAAACACAAATATGTAAGTATAAACTGATTTCTATTGATATTGTGACAATAAAAAACCACGAAATCAAATGAACAGAGCTTCCCTACTCTAGTCTCCAAAAGTTATCAAATGACAAGACCctacactcctatttataggcagacTCCATCCGGATCAAACATGCCAGCGGATGGcctccatccggacggatggacctCCATCTGGACGGATGGAcctccatccggacggatggactgAACCTTTAAAGCAATCCGGATGAACATGATGCATCCGTCCGAATGGACCTGATGTCCATCCGTTCGGATGGGCTTCAACACATATCAACTTTATGTTTAGCTCAGTTCAGCACCGGTCTTGTATCATCTGATTTAGCTACGGTATGTGATTGACGGAAGTGATAGACGAAGTGGATCCACTTAGTGTCTTTGATGCTAATCATATTCGAAATTTAATATAGATGAcatttgtgtttgtttatgttcatgaacaccTATTGGTCTTCGTTTGTGTTCATGTGTGTTCATGAACGCCCGTTTGTGTTTGTGtgcgttcatgaacgttcgtttgtGTAGTTTCTGTAGGGTACCTAAATAACAAACGAACAAAAACGAACACgtacgttcatttccttaatgaatgacgacgaacataaaatcttgtttggTAAGCGTTCATGAACTATTCGTGAACAGATGTATATccttaacaaatgaacacgaCCAAGGACTTGTTCATGTTattttggttcgtttgcagccctattgGCCAACCGCCTAAAGgtaagattattaaaatccagtTTCCATAAAAATTAATACGATCCTATAAGTTTGCCTTTTGTTGCAAGAGCAAGAATGCGTAATTGAGAAAAACGGTTGCGACAATCTTTTTAATCGCAAATCGGTTGCATTTTGTGACCCGATTGTGACTGAAAATGCGGATCTCATCTTGTGACCGTTTTTAATTTGCCACAGATAATTGCGACCGTGTGGACAGTTACTTAAACTGACAAGTGAGTTAATTTTGTGTGTTTGTCAGATCAGAGCTCTCTAGCAAAATGATAATATGATCTTTATGACAAAAATAAAGATGTTCCTACTGAAGCTTAATATTGCAAAAACGCTTTTTCATTCTTATCACTGAATGTGTACTCTAAACCTTATATATAGTTTACTGTAAAGTAACATAAATAATATGGCAGAAGGTATAATAATGTAGATATTAAAACTAATAACTTACTCGTCTTGTCATAGGTTTCATTCACTTCCAATTGAAAGATCATGGAAGAAAAAGTAGAACCTGAGAGTAAAAGAGGTGTTGCACCGGCTATTGGTATTGACCTTGGAACAACATATTCTTGTGTTGGATATTGGCAACATGGGCAAGTCGAAATTATACCCAATGATCTTGGTAATAGAATTACCCCATCATGTGTGGCTTTCACCAGTACTGAGCGTCTAATAGGCGAAGGTGCCAAGAACCAGGTCTCTATGAATCCTACCTGCACCATCTTTGGTAGGTTATATGATCATATGTCTTGCTTTAAGCCATTTGAACTAATCAGCAAAAAAGGTTTTACCACCAATAGTAATTACTTCATATTCTTGGATATTTAGATGCTAAACGGTTGATTGGTAAGAGATTCAGTGATGCAACAGTGCAGAAAGACATGAAGTTGTGGCCTTTTAAGCTCATAGAAGGGACAAGTAACACCCCCAAGATTGTGGTTACATACAAGGGTGAACAAAAGGAATTCTCTGCTGAAGAAATTTCATCCATGGTTCTTGCAAAAATGAAAGAAAGTGCTGAAGCATTCCTTGGTAAGACTATAGAAGATGCAGTGATCACAGTACCAGCTTATTTTAATGATTCACAACGCCAAGCGACAAAGGATGCAGGTTATGTTGCTGGACTTAATGTTTTGCAAATAATTAACGAGCCTACAGCAGCTGCAATTGCATATGGACTAGACATGACGCGTGATATATCCTGTGTAACGAATGTGCTTATTTTCGATTTGGGTGGTGGTACGTTTGATGTCTCACTCGTAGCTATTGACCAGAATGGCAAGATAGAAGTGAAGGCTGTAGCAGGGGACACTCATTTGGGTGGTCAAGACTTTGATAATGAAATGGTGGACCATTTCATCAAGGAATTTGATCGAAAGCATAAGAGTGACATTAAATTGAATACAAAAGCAGTGGGAAGACTAAGGGTAGCTTGTGAAAAAGCAAAGCGGGAACTTTCTTCAACTACCCAAACTACCATCGAACTTGATGGTTTGCATCAGGGTATTGACTTTTCTACAAGAATTACGCGTGCAAAGTTTGAAAATCTAAATGCAGACTTGTTTAATAAGTGCATAGAAACAGTAGAGAGTTGTTTGAGTGATGCAAAGATGGATAAAAGAGTTGTAGATGAGGTAGTTCTTGTTGGTGGGTCAACTAGAATACCCAAGGTACAAGAATTGCTACAAGATTTCTTTAATGGGAAAGAGCTTTCTAAGAGGATCCATGCTGATGAGGCTGTTGCATACGGTGCATCAATTCTTGCCGCAAAGTTACATGGAAACATGAGCGAAAGAGTTAAGAACTTGGTGTTTTTGGATGTCACTCCTTTGTCACTTGGTGTGGAGGTGTTTGGTGAAGCTATGTCGGTTTTGATTCCAAGAAACACTCCAATACCAACTAAGAAGGAGCGCATTTATTTTACGTGTGAGGACAACCAAAGTGCCGCAAAAATTGTGGTATACCAGGGTGAGAGAGCTCAGACTAGATACAATCATTGGTTGGGGACATTTAGTGTTGCTGTCCCACGTGCACCAAAGGGTCATTCAAAAGTAAACGTCGTCTTCCAAATTGATGCAAATGGCATTTTGAGTTGCTCGGGCGAGGAACTAACCACtggtttgaaaaagaaaatgatagtCACTAATGACAAGGGAAGACTTTCGGACAAAGAGATTGATAAGATGCTAAAAGATGCTGAAAAGTATAGACTTGAGGACCAAGAGTACAAGAAGAATGTTTCTGCTCGAAATGCATTAGAGGAATACATTTATGACGTGGAAAACAAAATAAAGACCATACATAAAACTTCCAAGAAAAAAATCCGTACCAAAGATAAGAAAAAGATTGATAAAGCGATAGCGAATGCAAGTCAATGTCTTAATACTCGTCCGCTTGCAAATGCAAACGAGTATGAGAAGATGCTTAATGAACTGGAAACATTGTGTGTATCTATTATTTCTCAAATTGTTTGATCAAGATTTATTGGTGCTGCTGATGAGTTTTAGTGTGGTGGCTGAACTCTTAACTATAAACTTTGTGCTAGTTGTGGATTATTAATTTAATCGCATACATTTTCTTTTACTTTGAGCTCTTAAGTTTTAAATGTTCTATAGTTTATTATAGCCAACTTAATAACATAAAactattttatttttcataaccGGCCGGGTTCCATTTACGTATCTGGGGCACATCGATCATAAGGGTTTTGCACTACTAAAAACTGGATTATTTTCGAAGACGGATCTCATCGGATTTAGTCGGAAATGCAGGTTTTCATCAACGTTCTGATAAAATTATTTCACAGGCAAAATACTCGTAGGAAATATTTTATGATGATTTTTCGACGCCTTAACCGACAAGAACGCTACAAGACAATTTGATTGTAAATTTTAGACTTTGATTTTGACAAAccttttgtcttttttttttatttatttttagtttgtgACACCTTTCCTGCAAAGTATATCTTTTATGGTTAACAATATTAATTTTTGAGGTcagaagaagaaaaaagaaattgGGGCGATTTCTTCATATTTATTGAACAACCTGATTGATTCCTTCAAAGTCAGAGGTTAGTTTTGTTGTTTGTTGAATTCTTGCTTGTTAGTTCTAATTTTATTATGCGACCAACCTCACCCAAAATTGTTGCTTGTTAGTTTTAGTTTTATTATGTGACCAACCTCACCCGATTTGAACTATCAAAGTAACCCGAAATTTTTTATGTACACTACTATGAGATTGGAGCATAATAAAACAGTAACTCCAATGTAATGAATTTCTGAATCAGCCCCTATTTAACCCCTTTCTGACATTCACCCAAATCTGAGTCTATTTCTTATTTGCATCTGACCACATCTTGACAATTTCCTTTGATCACTTCTACACCCAAAACTAAAAATTTTTAAGCCCCAATGTGccttttttttaacgacaaatatGGATCACTCACGGATCATTGGAGTATCTTCGTGCCCCCAACGGAACCGCTCGATCATATCCGTTttcactaggcaataatgcctatacgccaattcaggaggaaacccaataaatttgggcaaaaacccccttgtgagaatcgaatCCAAGACCTATTGGTTCTAAAGTCTTATCCCACTACCAAGATgacactaggctataaagccatggccCACAATGTGCCTTTTGACTCATGTTTCAAATGTTGCATTTGTCATGGAATGCTCTACTAACTTTCATTTTATTGGAAGATCTAGAACACTTCCATCTTCATGTGTTAGGACATATATGCCCAAGTAACATTGTTTGACAACACTTATTATAAAGTGTGATTGATTCAAAGAGTTATCAACTAAAAATAAGGATATCAAATAAGTTAAATATTTTTTGAAACAAAGTGATGATAGAAGAAcaaattatttattaaatagagtATATTACACTTTGTGTCCTTTATGTGTATGAAACATGacctttataaaaaaataattacagAAATCATGTTATAACACACTACTAGAAAAGTGTCTTCTTTGTGACAgccaaatttgtagcaaatttgtAGATAATTGGTCTTACTTACAGATTTGCTACAaaaaatttcgtgcaaaatatgCTTGTCGAAAATCAGGTTACCTACAAAATTATGACAAAATTTCTCGCAAATTTTCGACAAAAATCTATCATCACAAGCGTTGCCACAAAATACCTACAAAccgtttttttatgtttttcctaCAATTCTTCGACAGTTATgcctatttttgtattttattttatgatattttacttttaaaattaataaaattaataagAAAAATTATCCATAATTAcgaataattatttttattttgcgacaaaattcctacaaaatTATAAAACTTGCTCTTAACAGTTTGCTATAAATTTCctacaaataaaaaatatatttttatgataataataataatattttttattaataatgaaaatattaatgttattatatgtttttttaattttgacaAAATACCGACAAATAAATTCTAATTTTTCCTACAAATTTGCAACAAATAATTTGTTATTTTTCTTACAAATTTCTGATAAATAGATTTTAAATTTTCCTACAAATTTCCAACAAATAAATTCTAATTTTTCCTACAAATTCCGATAAATATTTTTCTTTAAGTATATATTTTCCTACAACTTTTTGACAATACATTAATTTTTGGTTTCCTACGAATTTCcgacaaataacaaaaaaatataaaaaataaataaaaatcagtttttttcagctaaaaatgcagaaaaataTCTAATACAATCTTGTTTACAAATTAACCACACATACAATAACATAAAATCAAGTTATTACATATTACAAAAGTAACAATTTTTAACATATTGATCTAAATAGTACACAAAAACTACCTTTAAGTACCCGGACAATCTAATTTTCTCGTAACGCCTTTCAATTGTTTTTGCATTCGTTGCTCCCCTTAATCACTTTCAACCCGCTCACATAGCTTTCTTTCTTCACATTTGGTTTTCCAAATCTTGTCAATGCCTCCGAAGAAACGCTTCCTATGATTATGAATAATTCCACAGATGGTCTATGTATCTGTCCATCAACAATACCAAACCTCATTTCTACTTAGTTCCAAATTATATATGGTAACATGACATTATTGAATTGGGTAAAAGAGGAGATACCAAAGCGTTATTTACAGCACGCAAGCTCTGTGATTTGAGGAAAGTATTGAGAAGCATA of Helianthus annuus cultivar XRQ/B chromosome 1, HanXRQr2.0-SUNRISE, whole genome shotgun sequence contains these proteins:
- the LOC110864550 gene encoding heat shock cognate 70 kDa protein translates to MEEKVEPESKRGVAPAIGIDLGTTYSCVGYWQHGQVEIIPNDLGNRITPSCVAFTSTERLIGEGAKNQVSMNPTCTIFDAKRLIGKRFSDATVQKDMKLWPFKLIEGTSNTPKIVVTYKGEQKEFSAEEISSMVLAKMKESAEAFLGKTIEDAVITVPAYFNDSQRQATKDAGYVAGLNVLQIINEPTAAAIAYGLDMTRDISCVTNVLIFDLGGGTFDVSLVAIDQNGKIEVKAVAGDTHLGGQDFDNEMVDHFIKEFDRKHKSDIKLNTKAVGRLRVACEKAKRELSSTTQTTIELDGLHQGIDFSTRITRAKFENLNADLFNKCIETVESCLSDAKMDKRVVDEVVLVGGSTRIPKVQELLQDFFNGKELSKRIHADEAVAYGASILAAKLHGNMSERVKNLVFLDVTPLSLGVEVFGEAMSVLIPRNTPIPTKKERIYFTCEDNQSAAKIVVYQGERAQTRYNHWLGTFSVAVPRAPKGHSKVNVVFQIDANGILSCSGEELTTGLKKKMIVTNDKGRLSDKEIDKMLKDAEKYRLEDQEYKKNVSARNALEEYIYDVENKIKTIHKTSKKKIRTKDKKKIDKAIANASQCLNTRPLANANEYEKMLNELETLCVSIISQIV